The Chamaesiphon minutus PCC 6605 DNA window GTTTTCTGTTTCACCCTCATTCTCTCCCCAACGGTAGCCTCAGTTCTTCTTTGGCTGCCGTTCTCTCTTTTTTAGTCTAAACTCCAGGGGGTAAAGGGGAAAGGGTAAAGGGGAAAGGAAGATCGTGATTGACAAGACAATGCAATTGCATTACTTTAGGAATAGAGTTTACCCTATCAGTTGAGAAGTTGCTATGGCTACACCATCAACCCCCTGCTCGGAATCTACTTTGACCGATCGTTATCAAACGACAGTTCCCGATCCTGTTCGGAAAGTATTGGGCTTGAATAAGCGCGATCGAATTGCCTACACCATCGAATCTGATGGTCGGGTGACGATCTCGCGTGCTGGGGATGCAAATAACGATCCGCTGTTGGGACAGTTTCTCGATTTTCTAGCTACAGATATCCAAGTCAATCCCCAGCATGTGCGACAGGTCAGCTCCGATTTAGCAAATCGGATTCGATCGTTAGTCGGCAATGTCGATCTCGATCTTGACGCACCACTGGCGGCTGAAGATGAATGAACGAATCCGAACCTCAGCCGCTAGTAATTAATGAATGGACTATATTTGCTCACGATCTGTTTCTATCACAGGTTGAAGAACTTTTAATCCAAGTCGAAAATCTGCGGCTAAAGTATCCGCAGGATTATCATAAGAAAAATGTTACTAAGCGGTTAGCTGCGATCGCCAAGTTAGCATTTGATATTATTCCTCAAGATCCTACTTTATCAGTATATCGACAGGGTGCGACGCTGGGGGATGATTATAAACATTGGTTTAGGGCTAAGTTTTTTCAACAGTACCGATTGTTTTTTCGATATCATCAAGACAGTAAAATTATCGTCTATGCCTGGGTTAATGATGAGGATACCAAACGGGCTTATGATAGTAATACGGATGCTTATTTAGTTTTTAAGAAGATGCTCAATCGCGGTCATCCGCCTGATGATTGGAATGAATTACTGGCAGCGGTAAAAGGTGAAATAGATCGCCTGGATAAACTTAATCTAGAAACTTAATGGTTAAGTCGATTCCAATGAATAGATCGAGTGATTAAACATTAGAAAAAGTCGAGATCGCAATTTATGCCCTACAGCAGCTTCACGATCGCTCAAGTTAAGCGGCAATTTCAAATCGAGGTGGTCACAGAGCCGTTCTTTCGCGATCTACCGACACTTACCCCTGGTGAGTGGTTGACTACTCTATTGGCAAAGTCAGCCCCTCTGGCGGTGACTTTGGGGACTGAGAAGGTACGTTCAGAGTTAATCATCGCTCCATTGTTATTTGAATTTCGCGAACTGCTCGATCGTCAGGTCAGTTTTTTCTCAGGCACGGATTTCAGCATCGATTTAGAGTCAGGCTTGAATGGGGTCTGTGATTTTTTGCTTACCCGATCTACTTCTGAAGTTAGTATCGAAGCTCCAGCGATTATCATCATT harbors:
- a CDS encoding type II toxin-antitoxin system YhaV family toxin, producing MNESEPQPLVINEWTIFAHDLFLSQVEELLIQVENLRLKYPQDYHKKNVTKRLAAIAKLAFDIIPQDPTLSVYRQGATLGDDYKHWFRAKFFQQYRLFFRYHQDSKIIVYAWVNDEDTKRAYDSNTDAYLVFKKMLNRGHPPDDWNELLAAVKGEIDRLDKLNLET
- a CDS encoding type II toxin-antitoxin system PrlF family antitoxin — its product is MATPSTPCSESTLTDRYQTTVPDPVRKVLGLNKRDRIAYTIESDGRVTISRAGDANNDPLLGQFLDFLATDIQVNPQHVRQVSSDLANRIRSLVGNVDLDLDAPLAAEDE